Proteins encoded within one genomic window of Felis catus isolate Fca126 chromosome C1, F.catus_Fca126_mat1.0, whole genome shotgun sequence:
- the DHRS9 gene encoding dehydrogenase/reductase SDR family member 9 encodes MFFWVLALLIFCGFVWNYKRQLKIADITDKYIFITGCDTGFGNLAARTFDKKGFHVIAACLTESKSTALKAETSERLHTVLLDVTDPANVKRTAQWVKNQVGEKGLWGLINNAGVLGVLAPTDWLTVEDYREPIEVNLFGLIDVTLNLLPLVKKAQGRVINVSSIGGRLALGGGGYTLSKYALEGFNDSLRRDMKAFGVHVSCIEPGLFKTGLSDPVKATEKKLAIWKHLSPDIKQQYGEGYIEKSLDKLKDTNSFVNMDLSLVVECMDHALTSLFPKTHYAAGRDAKTFWIPLSHMPAVLQDFLLLKQKVELANPKAV; translated from the exons ATGTTCTTTTGGGTATTAGCCCTCCTAATCTTTTGTGGTTTTGTATGGAATTACAAAAGACAACTAAAGATTGCAGACATCACTGATAAGTACATTTTCATTACTGGGTGTGACACGGGTTTTGGAAATTTGGCAGCCAGAACTTTTGATAAAAAAGGATTTCATGTAATTGCTGCTTGTCTGACTGAATCAAAATCAACAGCTTTAAAAGCAGAAACCTCAGAAAGGCTTCACACCGTGCTTCTAGATGTAACGGACCCAGCGAATGTCAAGAGGACTGCCCAGTGGGTGAAAAACCAAGTTGGGGAAAAAG GTCTCTGGGGTCTGATCAACAATGCTGGTGTTCTCGGAGTGCTGGCTCCCACCGACTGGCTGACAGTGGAAGACTACAGGGAACCTATTGAAGTGAACTTGTTTGGACTCATCGATGTGACATTAAATTTGCTTCCCTTGGTCAAAAAAGCTCAAGGAAGGGTTATCAATGTCTCCAGCATTGGAGGTCGGCTTGCACTTGGTGGAGGGGGTTATACTCTATCCAAATATGCATTAGAAGGCTTCAATGACAGCTTAAG ACGGGACATGAAAGCTTTTGGTGTACACGTTTCATGTATTGAACCAGGATTATTCAAAACAGGATTATCAGATCCAGTAAAGGCCACCGAAAAAAAACTTGCCATTTGGAAACATCTGTCTCCAGATATAAAACAACAATACGGAGAAGGTTACATTGAAAAAA gTCTAGACAAACTGAAAGACACTAATTCTTTTGTGAACATGGACCTCTCCCTGGTGGTGGAGTGCATGGACCACGCTCTCACGAGTCTCTTCCCCAAGACCCATTATGCTGCTGGAAGAGATGCCAAGACCTTCTGGATACCTCTGTCTCACATGCCAGCAGTTTTGCAAGACTTTTTATTGTTGAAACAGAAAGTAGAGCTGGCTAATCCCAAGGCAGTGTGA